Proteins from one Kazachstania africana CBS 2517 chromosome 1, complete genome genomic window:
- the CLP1 gene encoding cleavage polyadenylation factor subunit CLP1 (similar to Saccharomyces cerevisiae CLP1 (YOR250C); ancestral locus Anc_8.690) — MSLLPGINEATEPLELVNDSNEVHSLAIPIGSQWKVDLPSDFKLAITIKSGIAEVLGTELANDTEYHFQNWKFTVFAVEDVELSWKCTQSLQPKIESNNTASQIYNLHFALEKVRNSSFYGPKVLIIGERNSGKTSLCRILSSYTIKFKSYQPLLINLDPNESIFSPPGCLTATPISDLLDPQSPSWGQSMTSGATALHSKQPYVENFGMEKISSNKQRYMSNIEQLASAVNKRITSDALVQRSGCIIDSPSLDQYDDNLDDLEQIIQRLNVNMVVIICDDDGLYQKVNNRVKPIIGDLMIRLPKLSGVIETDDVYKRSLQRSAIREYFYGNIQTVLSPFTAGVDYNELTIWAPRDLTYDTSAGKDEALELLPVTLEASTLQHAIIAITYADKNANKEEVSKASIMGFGLITEVNEKRQKMRILLPVPGRFPHNAAILTSSRYLE, encoded by the coding sequence ATGTCTTTATTACCAGGTATTAATGAAGCTACTGAACCTCTTGAATTGGTGAATGATTCAAATGAGGTGCACTCATTAGCCATCCCCATCGGGTCGCAATGGAAAGTTGATTTACCttctgatttcaaattagcAATTACTATAAAGAGCGGTATCGCAGAGGTTCTTGGAACAGAACTAGCTAATGATACTGAAtatcactttcaaaattggaagTTTACCGTATTTGCAGTGGAAGATGTTGAATTATCTTGGAAATGTACGCAATCCTTACAGCCTAAGATTGAATCTAACAATACGGCAAGTCAAATCTACAATCTACATTTTGCATTAGAGAAAGTTAGAAACTCTAGCTTTTATGGTCCAAAAGTACTTATCATTGGTGAGAGAAATTCTGGTAAAACATCGCTTTGTCGAATTTTAAGTTCATATACAATAAAATTCAAGTCTTACCAACCattattaatcaatttaGATCCGAATGAATCAATTTTCTCACCACCTGGTTGCCTGACAGCAACTCCAATATCTGATTTGCTAGATCCACAATCACCTTCGTGGGGACAAAGTATGACTAGTGGTGCAACTGCCTTGCATAGCAAACAACCATATGTCGAAAACTTTGGTATggagaaaatttcaagtaACAAACAACGTTATATGTCAAATATAGAACAGCTGGCGAGTGCTGTAAATAAAAGGATTACTAGTGATGCTTTAGTTCAAAGGTCGGGTTGTATTATAGATTCACCATCGTTAGATCAATATGATGATAATTTAGATGACCTAGAGCAAATAATACAAAGATTGAACGTTAATATGGTTGTTATAATATGTGATGATGATGGATTGTATCAGAAAGTAAATAATAGAGTAAAACCAATCATTGGTGATCTAATGATTAGATTACCGAAATTGAGTGGTGTGATAGAAACTGATGATGTTTATAAGAGGTCACTACAAAGATCTGCCATTAGAGAATATTTTTATGGTAATATACAAACAGTATTGAGCCCGTTTACCGCGGGCGTTGATTATAACGAACTAACTATCTGGGCGCCAAGAGATTTAACATACGATACATCAGCAGGGAAAGATGAAGCCTTGGAACTTTTACCTGTGACATTGGAGGCAAGTACCTTGCAACATGCCATAATTGCAATCACGTATGCTGATAAGAACGCTAATAAAGAGGAGGTGTCAAAAGCAAGCATAATGGGTTTTGGGTTAATAACAGAAGTCAACGAAAAGAGGCAGAAAATGAGGATTCTTCTTCCAGTTCCAGGACGGTTCCCGCATAATGCTGCGATCCTGACTTCCTCGAGATATTTGGAGTGA
- the APC5 gene encoding anaphase promoting complex subunit 5 (similar to Saccharomyces cerevisiae APC5 (YOR249C); ancestral locus Anc_8.689), which yields MDEVKIGYSLTPHHISVIVLIYLYCLRNTDVTLEIFLKLISPTIEPLDFNPIINNRSNHDNLEEPPLLPTLEDIVRYLLLKDEKTLALKLMKALQTIESIDIVSDLLTELKQHCIVDTYKRQKEIQVAKGKIFTKTSFIGRYITSCIARKSIGNLDDRESLRFSFANYLDTFEKTQLYEDLSEALMMFNFEFDIAVEKDGGNDMVQFLKHATKDLPHESRSNLMLSAEHLRNLLNWQMFRISTNQGEDLAIMEIVDSVSLQLLTRLPSIHMLKYLRYLQTNSYQDALDSLHNYFDYMVTRGNSQYFHMSLLCLATFHTHFNDSVAAIKTFDEATKVARENKDTESLNLILVWLINFIEEHPEYSAKFQLQVDQIIKFLRSSNETVNISVFENAYRYESLISLRENHDTIQLLESSFKYLIIALQQPRSKESLRSMMSYYHNLWNTLGYTTLSEVYSAQYTLDEVDLEISTVNEELEKGETRSVRTLLEKLSLPNLKYNQIMGIKLLEVKYLIFLKEFNNAMGKLLKIADNSVAVNSDYRWKFEFDKEKCRIFLSTNQGQRCLPLLQDMIRQSKSNKHPLQCVECMLLLSEVLVQVHKREEAKMLLEENLAAALQFPRYKNNVTRLISKLR from the coding sequence ATGGATGAAGTAAAAATTGGTTATTCGCTGACACCACATCATATATCAGTCATTGTACTGATCTATTTATACTGTTTAAGAAATACTGATGTTactttggaaatttttctcAAGTTAATATCACCTACAATTGAACCACTGGATTTCAATCCTATTATTAACAATCGCTCGAACCATGATAATTTGGAGGAACCACCCCTTTTACCGACATTAGAGGATATCGTTCGATATCTATTACTGAAGGATGAGAAAACGCTAgctttgaaattaatgaaagCTTTACAAACAATCGAATCTATTGATATTGTTTCAGATTTATTGACAGAATTGAAGCAACATTGTATCGTAGACACTTATAAGCGGCAAAAGGAGATCCAAGTAGCCAAGGGGAAGATTTTTACGAAGACCAGTTTCATTGGAAGGTACATTACCTCCTGTATAGCAAGGAAATCCATCGGGAATCTAGATGATAGGGAGTCATTGAGGTTTTCTTTCGCCAATTATCTGGATACCTTTGAAAAGACCCAATTATATGAAGATCTGAGTGAAGCACTGATGAtgtttaattttgaatttgatattgcTGTCGAAAAAGATGGGGGCAATGATATGGTCCAGTTTTTGAAGCACGCAACGAAAGATCTCCCTCATGAATCAAGGTCGAATTTGATGCTTTCTGCAGAGCATTTGAGAAATTTGTTGAACTGGCAAATGTTCAGAATTTCCACAAACCAGGGAGAAGACCTCGCAATAATGGAAATAGTGGATAGTGTATCGCTGCAACTATTAACGAGATTACCCTCAATTCATATGCTAAAGTATTTGAGATACCTACAAACTAATTCCTATCAGGATGCGTTAGACTCGTTGCACAATTATTTCGATTATATGGTAACAAGGGGAAACAGTCAATATTTTCACATGTCATTACTTTGTCTAGCTACGTTTCATACGCATTTTAATGATTCTGTGGCTGCGATCAAAACCTTCGATGAAGCAACTAAAGTTGCCCGCgaaaataaagatacaGAATCACTAAACTTAATTTTAGTTTGGTTGATTAACTTCATTGAGGAGCACCCGGAATACTCAGCgaaatttcaacttcaagTTGATCAAATAATCAAGTTTCTGCGATCATCAAACGAAACAGTAAACATTTCTGTTTTCGAAAATGCATATAGGTATGAATCATTAATCTCCTTGCGTGAAAATCATGACACAATTCAATTACTGGAGTCATCATTTAAATATCTGATAATTGCGCTACAACAGCCACGTTCAAAGGAATCACTTCGGTCTATGATGTCATACTATCATAACCTTTGGAATACACTGGGTTATACCACATTATCTGAGGTTTATTCAGCACAATACACGTTGGATGAGGttgatcttgaaatttcaaccGTGAATGAAGAGCTTGAAAAAGGTGAGACCAGATCAGTTCGAACGTTACTAGAAAAGTTGAGTCTTCCTAATCTAAAGtacaatcaaataatgGGTATTAAATTACTTGAAGTGAagtatttgatatttttaaagGAATTCAACAATGCAATGGGAAAACTTCTAAAAATTGCTGACAACTCAGTGGCTGTTAACTCTGATTATAGATGGAAGTTTGAATttgacaaagaaaaatgtagaatttttctttccacAAATCAAGGTCAAAGATGTTTACCATTATTACAGGATATGATTAGACAAAGTAAGTCGAATAAGCACCCGCTACAGTGTGTTGAGTGTATGTTATTATTAAGTGAAGTTCTCGTTCAAGTGCACAAACGTGAAGAAGCTAAAATGTTGCTAGAAGAAAATCTGGCAGCAGCGTTACAATTTCCaagatataaaaataacgTCACAAGACTAATTTCGAAGCTTCGATGA
- the TUM1 gene encoding thiosulfate sulfurtransferase (similar to Saccharomyces cerevisiae YOR251C; ancestral locus Anc_8.691), with amino-acid sequence MTGTMLYKLLTPQRYMDLLSKETARRIIPVDSTWYLPNLGKNGRQEFLNVERIPNAVYFDIDDIKNNDSPYPHMAPTLETFNSKMSQLGLRQDDILVVYDRIGNFSSPRCAWTLSLFGHENIYLLNNFNVYKALNLPLDTKRQATLTNLSPSTYKSMIDLRSKEIVSYEEMLSLVESDELKSKYNVFDARPLGRFKGVDPEPRTEIKSGHIPGAQPLPFFEILDSTDKTFPQDVDSMKKKLNEALAKLGDDMDANKPIIAMCGTGVTGTIIKTAFEHAGFNNVKLYDGSWTEWALKCQDVKSHLIE; translated from the coding sequence ATGACAGGGACAATGCTGTACAAATTATTAACTCCTCAGAGATACATGGACTTGTTGTCCAAAGAGACTGCTCGCAGAATCATTCCTGTAGACTCGACATGGTATCTCCCAAATTTGGGAAAAAATGGTAGACAAGAATTCTTAAATGTCGAACGTATTCCTAATGCAGTGTATTTTGATATAGACGATATTAAGAACAATGATTCGCCCTACCCTCACATGGCACCAACATTGGAGACCTTCAACTCCAAAATGAGTCAATTGGGGTTACGTCAAGATGATATCCTGGTGGTTTACGATAGGATTGGAAACTTTAGTTCTCCAAGATGTGCATGGACCTTGTCATTATTTGGTCATGAAAACATATATCTtttgaacaatttcaatgtcTATAAGGCACTGAACCTACCACTGGACACAAAACGACAAGCTACCCTCACTAACCTCTCACCAAGTACTTACAAGTCCATGATAGATTTACGTAGTAAAGAGATTGTGTCATACGAAGAAATGCTTAGCTTGGTAGAATCCGATGAACTAAAGTCGAAATATAATGTGTTTGATGCAAGACCTCTAGGAAGATTCAAAGGTGTTGATCCTGAACCAAGAACTGAGATTAAGTCAGGCCATATCCCCGGTGCTCAGCCATTGcctttctttgaaatattagATTCGACTGATAAAACTTTTCCACAGGATGTtgattcaatgaaaaagaaattgaatgaagcATTAGCTAAACTTGGTGATGACATGGATGCCAATAAGCCAATCATCGCCATGTGTGGTACTGGTGTCACTGGTACCATTATTAAGACAGCTTTTGAACATGCTGGATTCAATAACGTTAAGTTATATGACGGCTCTTGGACCGAGTGGGCGTTGAAGTGTCAAGATGTTAAATCACACTTGATTGAATGA